From the genome of Sulfitobacter sp. DSM 110093, one region includes:
- a CDS encoding glycosyltransferase, translating into MPENLLIYAPVPLYASAEGFLQEDQACNGLRLWAENFETVSVMMPVLTGVAPPSWRPISAVGPNLERINVIPLPTAYRPDKFFQHLPSTSRLIQKQIKKADYLSLSIGGLFGDWGSVSCHLAHKMGKPYAIWTDRVESEVVRRTAHVGNWRQRLRARATHRPMFALEKHLIRRSSLGLFHGKETYDTYAPYCHNPQIVHDIHIPKSDHIDAQGLDEKLDSIVKDPLKIAYVGRADAMKGSMDWITVIKNLAAAGVDFQASWLGDGPDLAAMRAQVTEAGLQDRVKLPGFTDDRSEVLKCLRDAHIAMFCHKTPESPRCLIEALASAAPIVGYEGAFARDLISAKGGGVLSGLGDTAELTRNIMTLNDDRQKLSQLAREAAVAGLTYDDETVFEHRSELIRRYL; encoded by the coding sequence ATGCCAGAGAACCTGCTTATTTATGCACCGGTTCCCCTCTACGCCTCTGCCGAAGGTTTTCTGCAGGAAGATCAAGCCTGCAACGGCCTGCGATTATGGGCGGAAAATTTTGAGACCGTATCGGTCATGATGCCCGTGCTAACCGGGGTGGCACCCCCCAGTTGGCGCCCCATAAGCGCGGTTGGTCCTAATTTAGAGCGTATTAACGTTATTCCCCTTCCCACCGCCTATCGACCCGATAAGTTTTTCCAGCATCTTCCATCCACGTCCCGCCTTATCCAAAAGCAGATCAAAAAGGCAGATTATCTTTCCCTCTCCATCGGTGGGCTGTTCGGCGATTGGGGGTCGGTATCATGCCACCTCGCCCATAAGATGGGCAAGCCATATGCTATCTGGACGGACCGGGTGGAATCGGAAGTGGTCCGCCGCACTGCTCATGTTGGAAACTGGCGCCAGCGGTTGCGTGCGCGCGCGACCCACCGTCCGATGTTCGCCTTGGAAAAGCATCTTATTCGGCGATCTTCGTTGGGGCTGTTCCATGGCAAAGAGACCTATGACACCTACGCCCCCTATTGCCACAACCCGCAGATTGTTCACGACATTCATATACCCAAATCTGATCACATTGATGCCCAAGGTTTAGATGAAAAGCTGGACTCGATAGTGAAAGACCCTCTCAAGATCGCTTATGTCGGCCGGGCTGATGCCATGAAAGGGTCGATGGACTGGATCACAGTCATAAAGAACCTCGCCGCTGCGGGCGTGGATTTTCAGGCAAGCTGGCTTGGTGATGGCCCCGATCTGGCAGCGATGCGTGCTCAGGTCACCGAAGCGGGCTTGCAGGACCGCGTCAAACTGCCCGGCTTCACAGACGATCGTTCCGAAGTGCTGAAATGCTTGCGCGATGCTCATATCGCTATGTTCTGCCACAAAACGCCTGAATCACCCCGCTGCTTGATCGAGGCGCTGGCCTCAGCCGCACCAATTGTTGGTTATGAGGGGGCTTTTGCGCGCGATCTCATTTCAGCCAAAGGCGGCGGCGTATTGTCTGGTTTGGGGGATACAGCGGAGTTAACTAGAAACATAATGACCCTCAATGATGATCGACAGAAACTATCCCAGTTGGCCAGAGAAGCGGCTGTGGCTGGGTTAACCTATGACGATGAAACGGTCTTTGAGCACCGCAGTGAGCTTATTCGTCGGTATCTATGA
- the trpA gene encoding tryptophan synthase subunit alpha — MTRIDAKFEDLRARGKKAFVSYVMAGDPDFDRSLEIVRGLPAAGVDIIELGLPFTDPMADGPTIQLAGQRALEAGMTLNRTLEMVRAFRKNDDTTPIVLMGYYNPIYSMGVEKFLTEAKDAGIDGLIVVDLPPEEDIELCLPAQDAGLNFIRLATPTTDDKRLPRVVQNTSGFVYYVSITGITGSAEANAADVSPEVSRIQKASGLPVIVGFGVNTPEKARAIAEVADGVVIGSAIVNRIANSDSPEDVLAFVKTLADGAHSA, encoded by the coding sequence ATGACCCGTATCGACGCCAAATTCGAAGACCTCCGCGCCCGCGGCAAAAAGGCGTTTGTGTCCTATGTGATGGCCGGCGACCCGGATTTCGACCGCTCCCTTGAGATCGTGCGCGGCCTGCCTGCCGCCGGGGTGGATATCATCGAACTTGGCCTGCCTTTCACCGATCCAATGGCCGACGGCCCCACGATCCAGCTTGCCGGTCAACGCGCCCTCGAAGCGGGGATGACCCTGAACCGCACGCTGGAAATGGTCCGCGCCTTCCGCAAGAATGACGACACGACGCCGATCGTGCTGATGGGCTATTACAACCCGATCTATTCCATGGGTGTTGAGAAATTCCTAACCGAAGCCAAAGACGCCGGGATCGACGGGTTGATCGTGGTTGACCTGCCGCCCGAGGAAGACATCGAACTGTGCCTGCCCGCACAGGATGCTGGCCTGAACTTCATCCGCCTTGCCACGCCTACAACCGATGACAAACGCCTGCCCCGCGTGGTGCAAAACACCTCTGGCTTTGTCTACTACGTCTCGATCACCGGCATCACCGGCTCGGCCGAGGCGAATGCCGCCGATGTTTCGCCCGAAGTGTCGCGCATCCAAAAGGCCAGTGGACTGCCCGTGATCGTGGGTTTTGGCGTGAACACCCCCGAAAAAGCCCGCGCCATCGCGGAGGTGGCCGACGGTGTGGTGATCGGCTCGGCCATCGTGAACCGCATTGCTAACAGTGACAGCCCTGAGGATGTTTTGGCCTTCGTCAAAACCCTCGCCGACGGGGCGCATTCAGCATAA
- a CDS encoding alpha-hydroxy acid oxidase yields the protein MPVITSIDDLKRIYKRRVPQMFYDYAESGSWTEQTFRENSSDFDQIRLRQRVAVDMSGRSTATQMVGEDVAMPVALAPVGLTGMQCADGEIKAARAAEAFGVPFTLSTMSINSIEDVAEATTKPFWFQLYTMRDQDYVSRLIQRAKDAKCSALVITLDLQILGQRHKDLKNGLSAPPKLTAKTIANLATKWGWGIEMLSAKRRHFGNIVGHVHGVTDNADLGAWTAEQFDPALDWDKIAKIKEKWGGKVILKGILDAEDARMALKVGADAIIVSNHGGRQLDGALSSIRMLPEILDAVGDQIEVHLDGGIRSGQDVLKAMAMGAKGTYIGRAFIYGLGAMGQPGVTRALEVIHRELDLTMALCGETQVANLGRHNLLIPRNFGGDWQEWPRDPAKC from the coding sequence ATGCCCGTCATCACCAGCATCGACGATCTGAAACGTATATACAAACGGCGCGTGCCGCAGATGTTCTATGATTACGCGGAATCGGGCAGCTGGACAGAGCAGACCTTCCGCGAGAACAGCAGCGACTTTGACCAAATCCGCCTGCGTCAACGCGTGGCGGTTGATATGTCGGGCCGCAGCACAGCAACGCAGATGGTCGGCGAAGATGTCGCCATGCCCGTGGCGCTCGCCCCCGTGGGTCTAACGGGCATGCAATGCGCGGATGGGGAGATCAAGGCCGCCCGCGCGGCAGAGGCCTTTGGCGTGCCTTTTACCCTGTCGACCATGTCAATCAACTCCATCGAAGACGTGGCCGAAGCGACGACAAAACCCTTTTGGTTTCAACTCTATACCATGCGCGATCAGGATTATGTCAGCCGTCTGATCCAGCGCGCTAAGGATGCGAAATGCTCGGCCTTGGTCATCACGCTTGATCTGCAAATCCTTGGCCAGCGGCATAAAGACCTGAAAAACGGCCTGTCGGCCCCGCCCAAACTAACGGCTAAGACTATCGCCAACCTTGCCACCAAATGGGGCTGGGGAATTGAGATGCTTAGCGCCAAGCGGCGGCATTTTGGCAATATCGTAGGCCACGTCCACGGTGTAACCGACAACGCCGATCTGGGCGCATGGACGGCAGAGCAGTTTGACCCCGCCCTTGATTGGGACAAGATCGCCAAGATAAAAGAGAAATGGGGCGGCAAAGTGATCCTCAAAGGCATCTTGGATGCGGAGGACGCGCGGATGGCGCTGAAGGTCGGAGCGGATGCGATTATCGTCTCCAACCACGGCGGGCGACAGTTGGATGGTGCGCTAAGTTCGATCCGCATGCTGCCCGAAATCCTCGACGCGGTGGGCGATCAGATCGAAGTGCACCTCGATGGCGGGATCCGGTCGGGTCAGGACGTGCTCAAAGCCATGGCGATGGGCGCAAAAGGCACCTACATCGGACGCGCGTTCATCTATGGGCTGGGCGCGATGGGGCAACCGGGTGTCACACGGGCGCTTGAGGTGATCCACCGCGAGTTGGACCTAACCATGGCGCTATGCGGTGAGACACAGGTCGCCAACCTTGGACGCCATAACCTGTTGATCCCACGGAACTTTGGCGGCGATTGGCAGGAATGGCCGCGTGATCCGGCCAAATGCTGA
- a CDS encoding tryptophan synthase subunit beta codes for MKTAFATAALILATTGTAAFAQGMEGQRIGYNDQANDGVSYSSRSEAVDESKLENFKSGNLRAEDLSDVTITVFPTAQSDASVNRFPR; via the coding sequence ATGAAAACCGCATTCGCAACCGCCGCCCTTATCCTAGCCACAACAGGCACCGCTGCTTTCGCTCAGGGCATGGAAGGCCAGCGTATTGGCTACAACGATCAGGCCAACGATGGCGTTTCCTACTCCAGCCGCAGCGAAGCCGTGGATGAGAGCAAACTCGAAAATTTCAAAAGCGGCAACCTGCGCGCCGAAGACTTGTCTGATGTGACAATCACCGTCTTCCCAACCGCTCAGAGCGACGCTTCCGTGAACCGTTTCCCGCGCTAA
- the trpB gene encoding tryptophan synthase subunit beta, producing the protein MANDLFNSFMTGPDEQGRFGDFGGRFVSETLMPLILELEEQYEKAKTDDSFWAEMHDLWTHYVGRPSPLYHAERLTEHLGGAKVYMKRDELNHTGAHKINNVLGQIILARRMGKKRIIAETGAGQHGVATATVCAKFGLKCVVYMGAHDVERQAPNVFRMRLLGAEVVPVTSGRGTLKDAMNDALRDWVTNVRDTFYCIGTVAGPHPYPAMVRDFQSIIGKEVRTQMEEAEGRLPDTLIAAIGGGSNAMGLFYPFLDDKSVNIIGVEAGGKGVNDKMEHCASLTGGRPGVLHGNRTYLLQDDDGQILEGFSISAGLDYPGIGPEHSWLHDIGRAKYVSITDREALEAFQLCCSLEGIIPALEPSHALAHVMKIAPELPKDHLLVMNMCGRGDKDIFTVARALDFDMGEFA; encoded by the coding sequence ATGGCCAACGATCTTTTCAACAGCTTCATGACCGGCCCCGACGAACAGGGTCGTTTCGGCGATTTCGGCGGGCGCTTTGTCTCGGAAACGCTGATGCCGCTCATTCTCGAGTTGGAAGAGCAATATGAGAAGGCCAAGACCGACGATAGTTTCTGGGCCGAGATGCATGATCTGTGGACCCACTACGTCGGTCGCCCCAGCCCACTTTATCACGCCGAACGGCTGACCGAACATCTGGGCGGCGCCAAGGTCTATATGAAGCGCGACGAGCTGAACCACACCGGCGCGCATAAGATCAACAACGTGCTGGGCCAGATCATTCTGGCGCGGCGCATGGGCAAGAAGCGCATCATCGCGGAAACTGGTGCGGGCCAGCACGGCGTGGCAACGGCGACGGTCTGTGCCAAGTTCGGTCTGAAATGTGTGGTCTACATGGGCGCGCATGATGTTGAACGGCAAGCGCCGAACGTCTTCCGTATGCGCCTGCTCGGGGCCGAAGTGGTGCCAGTGACGTCGGGCCGTGGCACGCTGAAAGACGCGATGAACGACGCGCTGCGTGACTGGGTAACCAATGTGCGCGACACCTTCTATTGCATCGGCACCGTGGCCGGGCCGCACCCCTATCCGGCGATGGTGCGCGATTTCCAAAGCATCATCGGCAAGGAAGTCCGCACGCAAATGGAAGAGGCCGAGGGCCGTCTGCCCGACACGCTGATCGCCGCGATCGGTGGTGGGTCGAACGCGATGGGCCTTTTCTACCCCTTCCTTGACGATAAGTCGGTGAACATCATCGGCGTCGAAGCAGGCGGGAAGGGCGTGAACGACAAGATGGAGCATTGCGCCTCCCTCACCGGGGGCCGCCCCGGCGTGCTGCATGGCAACCGAACCTATCTGTTGCAGGACGACGATGGGCAGATCCTCGAAGGCTTCTCAATCTCAGCGGGGCTGGACTATCCGGGCATCGGGCCAGAGCATTCATGGCTGCACGACATTGGTCGCGCCAAATACGTCTCGATCACCGACCGTGAGGCGCTGGAGGCGTTCCAGCTGTGCTGTTCCCTCGAAGGCATTATCCCGGCGTTGGAGCCCAGCCACGCGCTGGCCCATGTGATGAAGATCGCGCCGGAACTGCCGAAAGACCACCTGCTGGTGATGAACATGTGTGGCCGGGGCGACAAAGATATCTTTACCGTCGCCCGCGCGTTGGATTTCGACATGGGTGAATTCGCCTAA
- a CDS encoding DUF2237 domain-containing protein yields MIPDSRINVLNQPLVICGTDPVTGFFRDGHCNTCEQDQGSHTVCAVMTAEFLAYSKYVGNDLSTSRPEFGFAGLKPGDPWCLCAARFLQAADEGCAPQVHLAATHLRALDIVPLEVLRDHAIDQSEG; encoded by the coding sequence ATGATACCTGACAGCAGAATCAACGTTCTGAACCAGCCGCTTGTGATCTGCGGAACCGACCCGGTGACGGGTTTCTTCCGCGATGGGCATTGCAACACCTGCGAACAGGACCAAGGCAGCCACACGGTCTGCGCAGTGATGACGGCAGAGTTTCTGGCCTATTCCAAATACGTCGGCAATGACCTCAGCACCTCGCGCCCCGAATTTGGCTTTGCCGGGTTGAAGCCCGGCGATCCTTGGTGCCTTTGTGCTGCGCGTTTTTTGCAGGCCGCTGATGAGGGCTGCGCGCCGCAGGTCCACTTGGCCGCCACACATCTACGCGCGCTCGATATCGTGCCGCTGGAGGTACTGCGCGACCATGCCATCGACCAGAGCGAGGGGTAA
- the ychF gene encoding redox-regulated ATPase YchF has product MGFKMGIVGLPNVGKSTLFNALTRTAAAQAANFPFCTIEPNVGEVAVPDARLDKLAEIAASKSIIPTRMTFVDIAGLVKGASKGEGLGNQFLANIREVDAIAHVLRCFEDGDVTHVEGRVDPVADAETIDTELMLADIESIEKRLQNIVRKVRGGDKEAVQQERLMRMALEALEAGNPARVVEVDEDDTKAWRMLQLLTTKPVLYVCNVGEAEAAEGNAHSAKVAEMAAAQGNSHVVISAQIEEEISQLEAEEADMFLEEMGLKEAGLDRLIRAGYELLHLETYFTVGPKEARAWTIKSGTSAPKAAGVIHGDFEKGFIRAETIAYDDFVSLGGEGPAKEAGKMRAEGKSYIVKDGDVLHFLFNT; this is encoded by the coding sequence ATGGGTTTCAAAATGGGCATCGTCGGTCTGCCGAACGTCGGCAAATCGACCCTTTTCAACGCGCTGACCCGCACCGCAGCGGCGCAAGCGGCGAATTTTCCGTTCTGTACCATCGAGCCCAATGTCGGCGAGGTGGCCGTGCCCGACGCGCGGCTCGACAAGTTGGCCGAGATCGCGGCATCAAAAAGCATCATTCCCACGCGCATGACCTTTGTTGATATCGCCGGTTTGGTCAAAGGCGCCTCGAAAGGGGAGGGATTGGGGAACCAGTTCCTTGCCAATATTCGCGAAGTTGATGCCATCGCCCATGTGCTGCGCTGCTTTGAAGACGGAGATGTAACTCACGTCGAAGGCCGCGTAGACCCGGTGGCAGATGCCGAAACCATCGACACCGAGTTGATGCTGGCGGATATTGAGAGCATCGAGAAACGCCTCCAGAACATCGTGCGCAAGGTGCGTGGCGGTGACAAGGAGGCGGTGCAGCAAGAACGCCTGATGCGTATGGCGCTCGAAGCGCTTGAAGCGGGCAACCCCGCGCGCGTGGTTGAGGTGGACGAAGATGACACCAAAGCATGGCGGATGCTGCAACTGTTGACCACGAAACCGGTACTTTACGTCTGCAACGTAGGCGAGGCGGAAGCCGCAGAAGGCAACGCGCATTCTGCGAAAGTTGCCGAAATGGCCGCAGCGCAGGGCAATTCACATGTCGTAATTTCGGCCCAAATCGAAGAAGAGATCAGCCAGCTAGAGGCCGAAGAGGCCGATATGTTCCTCGAAGAGATGGGGCTGAAAGAGGCCGGTCTCGATCGTTTGATCCGTGCGGGCTATGAACTGCTGCATCTCGAGACCTACTTCACCGTCGGCCCCAAGGAAGCGCGCGCTTGGACGATCAAATCCGGCACTTCTGCTCCGAAGGCCGCCGGTGTGATTCACGGAGATTTCGAAAAGGGATTCATCCGGGCCGAAACCATCGCCTATGATGATTTTGTAAGCCTTGGCGGCGAAGGCCCGGCCAAGGAGGCTGGCAAGATGCGTGCTGAAGGTAAGAGCTATATCGTCAAGGATGGCGACGTGCTGCACTTCCTTTTCAACACCTAA
- a CDS encoding 50S ribosomal protein L25/general stress protein Ctc: MAGEIPDLEAQVRTGTGKGAARQARRDGMVPGIVFGGDNDPLPINIPFNKLLTKLRAGRFKATLFNLKVEGHDDVRVICRDVQRHVVKDLPTHIDLMRLKRTTKINLFINVEVKGEEECPGLKKGGVLTLVRPEVELVVTAADIPEYVTVDITGLEIGDSATISRVDLPEGAKPTIDRDFVVATISAPAGLSASDDDEDETAADEVPTTEMGPPDGEE, encoded by the coding sequence ATGGCCGGAGAGATTCCTGATCTTGAAGCCCAGGTACGTACGGGGACAGGCAAGGGCGCCGCTCGTCAAGCACGTCGTGACGGCATGGTTCCTGGTATCGTATTTGGTGGCGACAACGACCCGCTGCCGATCAATATCCCTTTCAACAAGCTGCTGACCAAGCTGCGCGCAGGCCGCTTTAAAGCGACCCTGTTCAACCTTAAGGTTGAAGGCCACGACGACGTTCGTGTGATCTGCCGCGACGTTCAGCGCCACGTTGTCAAAGACCTGCCCACGCACATCGACCTGATGCGCCTGAAGCGGACAACCAAGATCAACCTGTTCATCAACGTCGAAGTCAAAGGCGAAGAAGAATGCCCCGGCCTGAAAAAGGGTGGCGTGCTCACTCTGGTTCGTCCGGAAGTTGAACTGGTCGTTACAGCGGCAGACATCCCCGAGTATGTGACCGTGGACATCACCGGTCTCGAAATCGGCGACAGCGCAACCATCAGCCGTGTTGACCTGCCCGAAGGCGCCAAGCCCACAATCGATCGCGACTTTGTTGTCGCCACGATTTCGGCTCCTGCCGGTCTGTCCGCGTCGGATGACGACGAGGACGAAACTGCGGCAGACGAAGTGCCAACAACCGAAATGGGTCCGCCCGACGGTGAAGAATAA
- a CDS encoding tryptophan synthase subunit beta, with the protein MKKTLATTALILATAGSAASAQGMEGQRIGYNDQTNDGVSYSSRSEAVDASKLDNFESGNLRAEDLSDVTITVFPTAQSDASVDRFPH; encoded by the coding sequence ATGAAAAAGACACTCGCAACAACCGCCCTTATCCTTGCTACAGCAGGCTCTGCCGCTTCCGCTCAGGGCATGGAAGGTCAGCGTATCGGCTACAATGATCAAACCAATGACGGCGTTTCCTACTCCAGCCGGAGCGAAGCCGTAGATGCGTCCAAACTGGACAATTTCGAAAGCGGCAACCTGCGCGCTGAAGACCTGTCTGATGTGACAATCACCGTCTTCCCAACCGCTCAGAGCGACGCTTCCGTGGACCGCTTCCCACATTGA
- a CDS encoding DUF4893 domain-containing protein, whose amino-acid sequence MRLCLLPLLLLLPVSAWAETTLRPADSARLDNFDAAFGDAVMQGLAGGEAGDVATLTRALSGQPQVAFSADLQGEWSCRTIKLGGISPLVAYSPFKCRFTATDRGFAFEKLTGSQLTRGEITLRDGRAVYAGVGYVNGETAPDYADLPEDFTSDGKVQSDVAVFQRISPTRARLMFPSPAVESDFDILELTR is encoded by the coding sequence ATGCGCCTGTGCCTCCTGCCCCTCCTGCTGCTGTTGCCTGTCTCAGCATGGGCGGAAACCACGCTCCGCCCCGCCGATAGCGCCCGGCTGGACAATTTCGACGCCGCCTTTGGCGATGCCGTGATGCAGGGCTTGGCGGGGGGCGAAGCGGGGGACGTGGCGACCCTGACACGCGCGCTCTCCGGGCAACCACAGGTCGCCTTTTCCGCCGATTTGCAGGGGGAATGGTCCTGCCGCACGATCAAGCTTGGCGGGATCAGCCCACTTGTTGCCTATTCCCCGTTCAAATGCCGATTTACGGCGACCGACCGCGGTTTCGCCTTTGAAAAGCTGACGGGATCGCAGCTGACCCGCGGGGAGATTACCCTACGCGATGGCCGCGCAGTTTATGCTGGCGTGGGCTATGTGAATGGTGAAACAGCGCCCGACTATGCCGACCTGCCCGAAGATTTCACATCGGATGGTAAGGTGCAAAGCGATGTCGCGGTGTTCCAGCGGATCAGCCCGACACGGGCCCGGCTGATGTTTCCATCACCAGCGGTGGAAAGCGATTTCGATATTCTGGAATTGACGCGCTAA
- the pth gene encoding aminoacyl-tRNA hydrolase, whose translation MKLIVGLGNPGAKYARNRHNIGFMALDRIADVHGFAAWKGKFQGSVSEGRFGSDRAALLKPETFMNNSGQSVQAAMKFYKIDAGDVIVFHDELDLAPGKVKCKTSGGHAGHNGLRSIHAHIGADYDRVRMGIGHPGHKDAVAGYVLRDFPKADEGWLDDVLRGISDGAADLVRGDTGRFMNAVALRVAPPRSGTGSKGPQKPAEAKPQAASAKPATPEPEAEAQSPLQKLMDRFR comes from the coding sequence ATGAAACTGATCGTCGGCCTCGGCAATCCGGGTGCGAAATACGCCCGCAACCGCCACAATATCGGCTTCATGGCGCTGGACCGTATCGCGGATGTCCACGGCTTTGCCGCATGGAAAGGCAAGTTTCAGGGCAGTGTCAGCGAGGGGCGCTTTGGCTCTGACCGGGCGGCGCTGCTTAAGCCCGAGACCTTTATGAACAACTCCGGCCAATCGGTGCAGGCAGCGATGAAGTTCTACAAAATCGATGCGGGCGATGTGATTGTTTTCCATGACGAATTGGACCTCGCCCCCGGCAAAGTTAAATGCAAAACTAGCGGTGGCCATGCGGGCCACAACGGCCTGCGCTCTATCCATGCGCATATCGGCGCGGACTATGACCGCGTACGCATGGGCATCGGCCACCCCGGCCATAAGGATGCGGTGGCGGGCTATGTCCTGCGCGACTTCCCCAAAGCAGACGAGGGTTGGCTTGATGATGTGCTGCGGGGGATTTCAGACGGCGCTGCTGATCTGGTTCGGGGTGACACGGGGCGCTTTATGAATGCCGTGGCCCTGCGCGTGGCCCCGCCGCGCTCAGGCACCGGCAGCAAGGGTCCGCAAAAACCTGCCGAGGCAAAGCCTCAAGCCGCTTCCGCCAAACCTGCAACACCCGAACCAGAGGCAGAGGCCCAATCGCCGCTGCAAAAGCTGATGGACCGCTTTCGCTGA
- a CDS encoding serine hydrolase, with protein MRTFGKWLGRVLLALLVAAVVIGLWKREEIERLLAVNSLFSEEKIVHNFSHMDGAFLSAPISRGDGLTSELAYGPETELPDAVDDWIAARDVTALVVLKDGAIAYENYFKGTGPEDRRISWSVAKSYLSALVGVLLEEGQIASLDDPVTKYAPNLKGSAYDGASLRNVLHMASGVTFDEDYLDYDSDINRMGRVVALGGRLDDFTAQLTETFAQPGSQWQYVSIDTHVIGMVVRGATGRSVPELLSEKVIAPLGLEHAPYYIVDGSGTAFVLGGLNMTTRDYARFGLMFAQGGEWNGTQVVPEDWVTASTSPTAPTADGQIGYGYQWWIPVGAAEGEYMARGIYGQYIYVDTARNVVIATNAADRKFREAGVADKNVEIFREIAVSVSDGT; from the coding sequence ATGCGTACATTCGGAAAATGGCTTGGCCGGGTCTTGCTCGCGCTTTTGGTTGCGGCAGTGGTCATCGGACTTTGGAAGCGCGAAGAGATTGAACGGCTTCTGGCGGTGAACTCTCTCTTCTCCGAAGAGAAGATCGTGCACAACTTCAGCCATATGGACGGCGCGTTTCTTTCTGCCCCGATTTCGCGCGGGGACGGGCTGACCAGCGAACTTGCCTACGGCCCTGAGACCGAACTGCCCGATGCCGTCGACGACTGGATCGCAGCCCGCGACGTGACCGCACTTGTGGTGCTAAAAGACGGCGCGATCGCCTATGAGAACTACTTCAAAGGCACCGGCCCCGAAGACCGCCGGATCAGCTGGTCAGTGGCGAAAAGCTATCTCTCGGCTCTGGTGGGCGTCTTGCTGGAGGAGGGACAGATTGCATCCCTTGATGATCCGGTCACGAAATACGCGCCCAATCTCAAGGGCAGCGCCTATGACGGGGCGAGCCTGCGCAACGTGCTGCATATGGCCAGCGGCGTGACCTTCGACGAAGACTATCTCGACTACGATTCAGACATCAACCGCATGGGCCGGGTCGTGGCCTTGGGCGGCAGGCTGGATGACTTCACTGCCCAACTGACCGAGACTTTCGCCCAGCCGGGCAGCCAGTGGCAGTATGTCTCGATCGACACCCATGTCATCGGCATGGTGGTGCGCGGAGCCACCGGACGCAGCGTGCCGGAGTTGTTGAGCGAAAAGGTCATCGCGCCCTTGGGCCTGGAACATGCGCCCTATTACATCGTTGATGGCTCAGGCACCGCTTTTGTGCTGGGGGGCTTGAACATGACCACACGCGACTATGCCCGCTTTGGCCTGATGTTTGCCCAAGGTGGTGAATGGAATGGCACACAGGTCGTGCCCGAAGATTGGGTAACAGCATCAACCAGCCCCACCGCCCCCACCGCAGACGGACAGATCGGATATGGCTACCAATGGTGGATCCCCGTGGGCGCGGCAGAGGGCGAATATATGGCGCGCGGCATCTATGGGCAGTACATCTATGTCGACACTGCCCGTAATGTGGTCATCGCCACCAACGCCGCCGACCGTAAATTCCGCGAGGCCGGGGTTGCAGACAAGAATGTCGAGATTTTCCGCGAGATCGCGGTCTCAGTCTCGGACGGCACATAG
- a CDS encoding LuxR C-terminal-related transcriptional regulator, translating to MNNKKKIALWVIAALQFNATVYFVLVFALEGRGVTLFGIPLADIGPNKGVQVLGLILGVVLGWMALRMSLQRAERAETALRHCAVEFADVLEEHFREWHLTPAERDVAIFLTKGLNTRDIAEMRGTSEGTVKAQTNAIYRKAGVTGRTQLLSTFIEDLMDDSLMPRPKSKLQLCHAA from the coding sequence ATGAATAATAAGAAAAAGATCGCTCTGTGGGTCATCGCCGCTTTGCAGTTTAACGCGACCGTCTATTTCGTGCTGGTTTTTGCGCTGGAAGGTCGGGGCGTCACGCTTTTTGGCATACCGCTTGCTGATATTGGCCCCAACAAAGGCGTTCAGGTTTTGGGACTGATCCTTGGCGTTGTGCTGGGGTGGATGGCGCTGCGCATGAGCCTTCAGCGTGCCGAGCGGGCGGAAACGGCCCTGCGCCATTGTGCGGTGGAATTCGCCGATGTGCTCGAAGAACATTTTCGCGAATGGCACCTTACCCCAGCCGAGCGGGATGTGGCGATCTTTCTGACCAAGGGTCTGAATACACGTGATATTGCAGAGATGCGCGGCACCTCTGAAGGCACCGTAAAAGCGCAGACCAATGCGATCTACCGCAAGGCAGGGGTCACCGGGCGAACCCAACTTTTGAGCACTTTCATCGAAGACCTGATGGACGATTCTCTGATGCCCCGGCCCAAGTCCAAGCTACAGCTTTGCCACGCGGCCTGA